From Planococcus halocryophilus, the proteins below share one genomic window:
- the mutY gene encoding A/G-specific adenine glycosylase — MITLKKNQFQNDLINWFAAEKRDLPWRRTADPYQIWISEIMLQQTRVDTVIPYYKRFIEKFPTLNDLAEADEQILLKQWEGLGYYSRARNLQAGVKEVAENYGGIVPNNRKEISSLKGVGPYTAGAVLSIAYGIPEHAVDGNVMRVLSRILLIEEDIAKPKTRKVFEEAVTEIISHEDPSSFNQGLMELGALICTPTSPKCLLCPVREHCAAFHEGKQNELPIKTKAKKTKSLQYAMIAIRNHDRLLMEQRPSTGLLANMWQFPMLETAVDVLPLEIEEQLSESLNGVIDKAEKITSFKHVFSHLTWNVDGFIAESENIVVPARMKWVTAEELDLLPIAGPVQKMKTALQQRGDV, encoded by the coding sequence ATCATTACACTTAAAAAAAACCAATTTCAAAACGACTTGATCAACTGGTTTGCAGCAGAGAAAAGAGATTTGCCTTGGAGACGTACCGCAGATCCTTATCAAATCTGGATTTCAGAAATTATGTTGCAGCAAACTCGTGTTGATACGGTTATTCCTTATTATAAACGTTTTATCGAAAAATTTCCCACATTGAATGACTTAGCAGAAGCTGACGAACAAATTCTCCTAAAGCAGTGGGAAGGGCTAGGTTACTATTCTCGTGCACGAAATTTGCAAGCGGGCGTCAAAGAAGTGGCTGAAAATTATGGGGGAATCGTACCCAATAACCGCAAAGAAATCTCTTCGTTAAAAGGTGTCGGTCCTTATACAGCTGGAGCCGTCTTAAGTATCGCTTATGGTATTCCAGAACATGCAGTAGATGGTAACGTAATGCGCGTATTATCGCGGATTTTATTAATAGAAGAAGACATTGCCAAACCAAAAACACGCAAAGTTTTTGAAGAAGCAGTAACGGAAATCATTAGCCATGAAGATCCATCTTCATTCAATCAAGGGCTGATGGAGTTAGGTGCATTAATATGTACACCTACATCACCTAAATGTTTGTTATGTCCGGTACGTGAACATTGCGCGGCATTTCATGAAGGCAAACAAAACGAGTTACCTATTAAAACGAAAGCTAAAAAAACAAAATCACTGCAGTACGCAATGATTGCTATACGTAATCACGATCGATTGCTGATGGAACAGCGACCTAGTACCGGGCTGCTTGCAAACATGTGGCAGTTCCCTATGCTTGAAACGGCAGTAGATGTGTTGCCTTTAGAGATTGAAGAACAATTATCGGAAAGCTTAAACGGTGTTATCGACAAAGCTGAAAAAATTACTTCTTTCAAACACGTCTTTTCTCATTTAACATGGAACGTGGATGGCTTTATAGCCGAAAGTGAAAATATTGTTGTGCCTGCTCGTATGAAATGGGTAACAGCAGAAGAATTAGATTTATTGCCGATTGCAGGACCTGTTCAAAAAATGAAAACAGCTTTACAACAAAGAGGAGATGTTTGA
- the fabL gene encoding enoyl-[acyl-carrier-protein] reductase FabL, giving the protein MAEQKVALVTGSSKGLGKALAIALADQGYDIVVNYARSKTAALDTVKEIEARGQKALLVRANVGDVEKLRGMFETIKEEFGRLDVFVSNAASGVLRPIMELEESHWDWTMNINAKAMLFGAQEAAKLMDKGGKIIGISSLGSIRYLENYTTIGVSKAAVESITRYLAVEMAPLGIAVNTVSGGALDTDALKHFPNRDDLLEDARINTPAGRMVEVDDMVKAAMFLISSDSDMIRGQTIIVDGGRSVVM; this is encoded by the coding sequence ATGGCGGAACAAAAAGTGGCATTAGTAACTGGAAGTAGTAAAGGACTTGGCAAAGCGCTGGCAATTGCGCTTGCAGACCAAGGATACGATATCGTTGTCAACTATGCTCGCAGCAAAACAGCGGCACTTGATACAGTAAAAGAAATTGAAGCAAGAGGTCAAAAAGCACTATTAGTTCGTGCAAACGTCGGGGATGTTGAAAAACTACGTGGTATGTTCGAGACGATTAAAGAAGAATTTGGCCGTCTAGATGTTTTTGTTTCTAATGCAGCATCAGGTGTGTTGCGTCCGATTATGGAATTAGAAGAATCTCATTGGGATTGGACGATGAACATTAATGCAAAAGCGATGCTTTTTGGCGCGCAAGAAGCGGCAAAATTAATGGACAAAGGCGGTAAAATTATCGGTATTAGTTCATTAGGTTCAATTCGTTATTTGGAAAATTATACTACAATCGGTGTTTCAAAAGCCGCAGTAGAATCAATTACCCGTTATTTAGCGGTAGAAATGGCACCGCTTGGAATTGCGGTTAATACCGTATCCGGTGGAGCGCTTGATACAGATGCATTAAAACATTTCCCAAACCGCGACGATTTACTAGAAGATGCTCGTATTAATACACCAGCGGGCCGTATGGTTGAAGTAGATGACATGGTAAAAGCGGCAATGTTTTTGATTTCTTCTGACTCCGATATGATTCGAGGTCAGACCATAATTGTAGACGGCGGGCGTTCAGTCGTTATGTAA
- a CDS encoding metal-dependent hydrolase has product MDTGTHIVMGISLGGLAMADPAVVSNPITMTAVVSGVIIGSLAPDIDTVLKLRDNAVYIRHHRGATHSIPAVLLWPLLIAGGLYFFFPEANLLHLWLWSFLAVFLHVFVDIFNSYGTQALRPISNRWIALGVINTFDPIIFGAHVLALIIWAFGANPVWTISMLYIAMLFYYLARFALQAAIKHAVLNTIPGATNVFVAPTMRFFHWRIAADTDRHHFVGRAYGRTINIYDKFMKKEMPENNLMQAAMKDKNIAAFISFSPLYRWEINEYGEVFEVRLIDLRYRSNDYYPFVAVVHLDKDYNIINSYTGWIFSEDKLRKKLDFSHN; this is encoded by the coding sequence ATGGATACAGGTACTCACATTGTCATGGGTATTTCCCTTGGCGGCCTCGCAATGGCAGATCCTGCCGTCGTCAGTAACCCCATCACCATGACTGCTGTTGTTTCCGGTGTCATCATCGGATCTTTAGCACCAGACATTGATACTGTATTAAAGTTACGAGATAACGCTGTATATATTCGACATCATAGAGGTGCGACCCATTCGATTCCTGCTGTGTTGTTATGGCCATTACTAATTGCAGGTGGACTATACTTCTTTTTCCCAGAAGCTAATTTACTACATTTGTGGCTATGGTCGTTTTTGGCTGTTTTTCTGCACGTCTTTGTCGACATTTTTAATTCTTACGGTACTCAAGCACTTAGGCCAATCTCCAACCGGTGGATTGCTCTAGGTGTCATCAATACATTTGATCCCATCATTTTCGGGGCTCATGTCCTGGCTTTGATTATATGGGCATTTGGCGCGAATCCAGTTTGGACCATTAGCATGCTTTACATTGCTATGCTTTTTTATTACCTTGCACGATTCGCGTTACAAGCAGCCATTAAACATGCTGTTTTGAATACCATTCCAGGTGCCACGAACGTTTTTGTTGCTCCGACAATGCGCTTTTTCCACTGGCGTATTGCAGCTGATACGGATCGTCACCATTTTGTTGGACGGGCGTATGGACGAACGATTAACATTTACGATAAGTTTATGAAAAAAGAAATGCCTGAAAACAATTTGATGCAAGCGGCGATGAAAGATAAGAATATTGCCGCATTTATTTCTTTTTCCCCATTGTACCGTTGGGAAATCAATGAATACGGTGAAGTATTCGAAGTACGACTAATTGATTTGCGGTACCGGAGCAACGATTATTATCCGTTTGTTGCTGTTGTCCATTTAGACAAAGATTACAATATCATCAATTCCTATACCGGTTGGATTTTCAGTGAAGACAAATTGAGAAAAAAATTGGATTTCAGTCATAACTAG